A genomic stretch from Heptranchias perlo isolate sHepPer1 chromosome 28, sHepPer1.hap1, whole genome shotgun sequence includes:
- the cryba1a gene encoding crystallin, beta A1a encodes MAQTNPAGLFKITVYDQENFQGKRMEFTASCKNIMDCGFDNIRSFKVDCGAWAGYEHSSFFGQQFILEKGEYPRWDAWSGSNAYHTERLMSFRPICSAHHKESKIIIFEKENFIGRQWEMCDDYPSLQAMGWCNNEVGSMKIQAGAWVCYQYPGYRGFQYIMECDRHAGEYKHWREWGSHAQTFQIQSLRRIQQ; translated from the exons ATGGCGCAGACAAACCCCGCGGGACTTTTTAAG ATTACTGTTTATGATCAAGAAAACTTCCAGGGCAAGAGGATGGAATTTACTGCATCTTGCAAGAATATTATGGATTGTGGTTTTGACAATATTCGATCTTTCAAAGTCGATTGTGGAGC GTGGGCTGGTTATGAACACTCCAGCTTCTTTGGGCAACAATTTATCCTGGAAAAAGGAGAGTACCCCCGCTGGGATGCCTGGAGTGGCAGCAATGCTTACCACACCGAGAGACTCATGTCCTTCCGCCCCATTTGCTCTGCT CACCATAAAGAGTCCAAAATTATCATTTTTGAGAAGGAAAACTTCATTGGTAGACAGTGGGAGATGTGTGATGACTATCCCTCTTTGCAAGCCATGGGCTGGTGCAACAACGAAGTTGGGTCCATGAAGATTCAGGCTGGCGC ATGGGTGTGCTACCAGTACCCAGGATACCGTGGCTTCCAGTACATCATGGAATGTGATCGTCATGCTGGAGAATACAAGcactggagagagtggggatcccATGCCCAGACCTTCCAGATCCAGTCACTCCGCCGCATTCAGCAGTAA